A window of Chanodichthys erythropterus isolate Z2021 chromosome 16, ASM2448905v1, whole genome shotgun sequence genomic DNA:
GAGAAGAGGGGTATACCACATGAGCAACACAAAAGAACACATAACACTTCTCTAAACAAACACATGCAGCACAAGAAAGTAGCGTGACCACAATGTTCGATAAACACTAAAATTAAATGCTGTGTAAAAGAATCTCAATTTCCATCTgcataaattttatatatactcCCAACCCCTCCCCCATAATGCAACGATGGGTGATCCCTTACCAAGTGTTTCTGCACCTGGTTTTCTTAACCAAAGTAACAAAGTTTGATGAATTATAACACTTTTACACTATTACAACTGTAACCCTGTAAACACAAAATGCAATGCctaatttaaaatcaatacgGATAATTCCTTCACATTCATAAAGTCACTGTGCCCTAGCACACTAACAATACACTGCTTAAAATTATAATTGCTCAGAATGTGtagttttaatgagaaaatacataaaatgtaatttttcaaaaatgtgtaACTTCAATAATTCAATGTTGTATTTAAAGATAAGATCAGAAAATATCTGATCATGAATAATGTTGTATATTacttttacaaataaaatgttattactattttttacaaacaaatctaaactaacattttaaatcatataaTTTTTCTCTCGGATTTGAGTAATCTCACTGTGTATTCTACGCAGTAATGCACTTTTTGCGTTATGGTTACACAATGACGCCATCACGAAATGACATAACAACGTCATTTAGCAAGTTTTAGCAACAAATCGACCTGCCTTTAGCAACTTCCCCTGACAATTAGTTGGCAACTTGGCAACACTGCCTACATCAGCGATGAGTGAGGGCAGAGGGGCACTTAAGGGGCTGGATTCCCGCATCTATGCATTAAACTGTATATAATACGCTTTAATCGTGTACGCTCAAGGTCCAAAATGAACACTCGCCAATGAACGCCAAATGAgatgggcttttttttttttttttttttttacaaaaagttACTGACTCTCGGTCTATCAAGAGCGTAGGCTCCTATCAGGCTAAAGAAAGCTAAATAATTTCTTAGCTGTAGGACCAAAATATAGCCTAttataatgaaaatgtaatttaagtgCTGGTGAGAAATATTTAGGGTATTATAGGTTTTCGTAGCTAAATGTACACTTGATGCTTACAAGTGAACGAAACTCCGCCTACATGTCTGGAAATGATTAGGCTAGTTTAAAAAACATTGTATGATTCTAATCTAGACCAAACGCAAATCATCCAATCTCTTATTTTATTGCTAGGCTGTAGGCTGTAGGCCTATACAGTGTAGCCTAAGTTGGCTACTAATATGTACAAATAGCGTGATCCTGTAGGTTGTAGGGTTGATGGTCTTATGGTATAGGCCTACGCCCATACCATAAGTTGAAAAGTACTTTCGTTTTTCACGTCCGGGACTCCtgcacctttttttttaaacgtgaAACTAGTTCAGTTGAAATAGAATTTTGCAAACGCATGTTCGATACAGCagatttaaaagtaaaaaaaatccaaaagtTATAGCCTAAGTAAAGTAGGGAGGCTGATCGACATATTTTAATTCGCGGATCAAGGTTTGTTGTTCAACAGGATGAGCAGCTTTGGTAAGTGAAAGACACGGTGCGATCTGATAATTAGCCTATATACCAAACTCATTTAgttttaaacaaatttaaatccatattttgtacaattaaaCAACTAacctgtttattttttataataatgagTTACGAAAACTTTGAAATAGGCTATAGGTTTCTCTGTATTGCCTGCTACAACCGTAGCCTAAGCAAACTGctatacagggagtgcagaattatttggcaagttgattttctgatcatattttttttccaagcacattttaccaattccaatccacatcaatcttaataactactattaatattgtttttaatcatttataagtgatatataattgttcatgaaggctggaaatgaaaaatgccctatattcaggtgtgcagaattattaggcaggttttcttttacagataaaatgagccaaaaaagagatttaactcagacataaaagtcaaaaattattaaatactcatgagaaggacgcaatactaatgtaatactagaaattgcaaagttaaagcatgaccattggacagtgaaatgctcattgggtcagctgggtcatacaaaaacagctggagaagaaaagacacgttaactgcaaaataattaagaattaaggtgaagaattaagtgtgaaaccatcaggaaccctttagtctccagcgccaccatttcccagtactgaaacctacctggagtcttcagaagtgtgaggtgtcaggatctcagagacttaggttaggtgaagaatcctaaaaaatgacccgctcttaataagaatcacaagctgaagtgttataaagtacatgaagactgggtttttataggccttatagacagacagcttgagagtgactcctgaaggaccagcaccacatcctcttgtaccactgtttgaagaatttatcttccagaatctggcagtaagttttggaagatcatttagtccatctctgcaagatggacatttcaggataagagatggacaaaaagtgaactcccacaccttactgccagattctggaagataaattcttcaaacagtggtacaagaggatgtggtgctggtccttcaggagtcactctcaagctgtctgtctataaggcctataaaaacccagtcttcatgtactttataacacttcagcttgtgattcttattaagaccaggtcgctttttaggattcttcacctaacctaagtctctgagatcctgacacctcacacttctgaagactccaggtaggtttcagtactgggaaatggtggcgctggagactaaagggttcctgatggtttcacacttaattcttcaccttaattcttaattattttgcagttaacgtgtcttttcttctccagctgtttttgtatgacccagctgacccaatgagcatttcactgtccaatggtcatgctttaactttgcaatttctagtattacattagtattgcgtccttctcatgagtatttaataatttttgacttttcagtctgagttacatctcttttttggctcattttatctgtaaaagaaaacctgcctaataattctgcacacctgaatatagggcattcttcatttccagccttcatgaacaattatatatcacttataaatgattaaaaacaatattaatagtagttattaagattgatgtggattgaaATTGgcaaaatgtgcttggaaaaaaaatatgatcagaaaatcaacttgcctaataattctgcactccctgtaggTTAATTCATTCTTTTATGTCCAGAGGCTCAGTTTGTGGATAAGAACGAGGCAGCGCTTATTCAAAGGGTTACTTCAGTGATGCCAATAGCAGATGAGCTGAAAAATAAGGGCATGATACATGCTGAAAAATATGCGGAGATCAAAGCAGAAGTAACCAACCAGGGCAAAATGAGAAAGCTGTTTGAAGCACTAGAATCCGGAGGAAACAGAGTGAAATATGACTTTTATTATGCGCTGAAACATCATGAAAAATTCCTCTTCAAAGAACTGGGTAAGAGAATCTACAGTGGGTTTTAATTTGAGATTATAAACTCAAACCTGTATAGGTAGTCTAATATGACCTGTCCTCTCCTGTGGTTGATGGTAACAGGTGGTCGTGTGACCGCAGAAAACACATGTGAGGTGGACAGTAAGCAGAACCAGCAGGAGAGCATGGAGCTATTGTGATCTGAACAGTGAGTGTCAATTACATGTTATACTGTATTAATATAGGCCTGTCAAACACTTATGCTCTgaaatcaaacaataaaaacttaTAGGAATATTTTTGCTGGAgatcaaagcaaatttattattattattattttacagatTGCTGATATTCTGTCCTTGATGCTCATTAAACACTGTGCAAAACTTTACAGACCTAACgtggaaaagagagagaagatGCAGCCACATGAACATGCTAAAATGCagttaaaggaacagttcaccccaaaaaactttaaattgtcatcatttagcTACTGTCCACCTTGTCAATAAAAACTCTTTTTCTTTCATGAAACACAAAAGTttatcatatatttttaatttaccaCAATTTGTAGGCTGTGATTTATACATTTGAAATGTAGGCTAAAGTAAACTTTGAATTTTTTTACACGGAAGAAAGTGGCATTCAAGCTTTAATTTAATgtctttatattaataaaaatgattttaaaaaagaaataaggAATGACTTTACAAAGTGCTTGCAAAGTCAATACATTTTAGATTAAACTTTGAAAATCATCCATTGCCATACATCAGTGATGATGTCACAacactcaccttcatgtcatttaGAGCTGCCTTTATGCCTTTGATTGCCTTTATACTGTTCATTTCCtttcacaacacattaaataattattgtgCATCTGTTTTTACATTCCAGTGGGAAGGATTCTCTTCTATAAATTGATAACTTTGtgaatttgtttaaacttttctttttatttcttaattgGCATTAAACATTATACCTgacaaataaatttgattatTCTGGACTCTAATTTTTTCTCTAGAAGGTTactgttacggtatgctggttGAGAGacgaggctgatacggatttccacaataatattaCACTTTAATGAACACAGGCGAGGAGAAACCAACATACACATGTAAATCAACTTTCTAACATTcaagacggacgaggagtgaagggagtgagtgcaatataaagggagtgctaacaatagagtccaggtgcaggtgatgagtgatgatgaggaactgacgagggaagtgagtgcaggtgtggagaacaggaggattctgggaaatggagtccagggaaacaagggatctgtaacagtacctccccctcccggtaggcgcgtcctcgcgccgtagatgtaacagccgggaggggggcgggcgccctggagacctcaaaccggagcagggggaggagtagactggagtggaggtctccagggcaggtccaaaaaccatggcgggtcaggagccgtgggcagccatggtggatcaggagccgaaggcggccatgacGGTTCAGGGGCCGAAGGtgaccatggcgggtcaggagccgtgggcagccatggagggtcaggagccgtgggcagccatggcgggtcaggtgcagcgggcagccatggcgggtcaggtgcagcgggcagacatgcagtgggcagacatggcgggtcaggtgcagcgggcagacatggcgggtcaggtgcagcgggccgccatggcgggtcaggagctgaCGTCCTCACGCCGTCAAGCCCAGTTGGCgcagaaggaccggcgggagatggcggaatccatggctccgccgaccgaagcgcagccggggctcccgaaggccgcagttgaacacagacgacagacaacaaagtgaacactagggggagtgaggaagccaactggaagcgagggacggagggacggagcggagacggaggagtgcagtccagaggggaaggcaggctgacgagggaccaaggtgtgaacgggggcaggatggagacttgtgaggctggaggactgatgggcaacggtggagcagagggaggttggagccagggtgggaggtaatcgcccagaggtccgaggtggagatctgggcgagggggcttgaggtgaaggttcagtgaAGACAGACatgggaggcgggagagggaggcagggagggaaaacagtctttgcaAAGTTCATAATTGGAgcagctggctcggcggcggagactggcgctgcttgctcggcggcggagactggcgctgcttgctcggcggcggagactggcgctgcttgctcggcggcggagactggcgctgcttgctcggcggcggagactggcgctgcttgctcggcggcggagactggcgctgcttgctcggcggcggagactggcgctgcttgctcggcggcggagactggcgctgcttgctcggcggcggagactggcgctgcttgctcggcggcggagactggcgctgcttgctcggcggcggagactggagaacttggctcggcggcggagactggagaacttggctcggaggagactggggttgagggccatttcatcccctcaaatacaattaaaatccccacaggcactggagctggctctgtggggactggagctggctctggagatactggagcgggctctggagatactggagcgggctctggagatactggagcgggctctggagatactggagcgggctctggagatactggagcgggctctggagatactggagcgggctctggagatactggagcgggctctggagatactggagcgggctctggagatactggagcgggctctggagatactggagcgggctctggagacactggaacgggctctggagatactggagcgggctctggagacattggggccgctttcttcctcctcctccgcttactgggcccagtagcggaatatgggtccagcctggggcaggcagggagttcgctggaaaggtgtgcggaggaagccggaggttgactgactggcccggccaaccgtgtttctggatggactggacgacaacactcATCCTGAACCTCATCTacaaagaatttggagccatttaaccacaaaattaaattgatagtttcacttaaggagaaacaaaaaacaggttcatcaaaacggatagtgtcatcatccaatccatccaaaaacagggagatcaaaactgcttcaggccagtcagacaaataagcgagctcaacaaactcctccacatacctctccagcgaacgtcctacctgcaggagcccgataaggcgatcgctggctgtcagggtgagaggcgttggaggagctggatccagggagctggggaaagtctccatttcttttctttttttcttgtgaaaatCCAACGTATTGGTCCGTCTttctgttacggtatgctggttGAGAGacgaggctgatacggatttccacaataatattaCACTTTAATGAACACAGGCGAGGAGAAACCAACATACACATGTAAATCAACTTTCTAACATTcaagacggacgaggagtgaagggagtgagtgcaatataaagggagtgctaacaatagagtccaggtgcaggtgatgagtgatgatgaggaactgacgagggaagtgagtgcaggtgtggagaacaggaggattctgggaaatggagtccagggaaacaagggatctgtaacagttaCAAGGTGTCTGATGTTACAGCAGATCGATGCCCAAGCTAAGAACATACTAAGGATTTGAATGAAGCAGCAGCTCTTCATCTTGTATACCTTTACATTTCCTCATGTCTTTCTCCTCATTTGCGTGATTGTGCACAGTTTTACTTATGAGCAAGGTTAACCTCAAGCTATGTCTGTATCTGTGTGTGAATGGTTATAATCCTTTGCAgatgtaacggaggccagctagtagttgctgtgcgagtaaacctcactcctctgatctcaagagatgctctagtgcagggatggacaactccggtcctggagggccagtatccagcagagtttagctccaaccctaatcaaacacacctgaaccagctaatcaaggtctttaggattagtagaaagttataggcaagtgagtttttatcagggatggagataaactctgcaggacactggccctccaggaccggagttgtccatccctgctctagtgactaacaaggaggctaaaggctgcaaccaCTAGCGTCAGAGCGTCTGAATCCCACACCAGAGACCAGGGTTCGAGGCCCGCGCAGAGCGGGGCAAGTAGGACCTGGgtagaggggttacattggtgccgttacccggatgggagtgaggtttagggaggtgagtgtaacggaggccagctagtagttgctgtgcgagtaaacctcactcctctgatctcaagagatgctctagtGACTGACGCtagaggttgcagcctttagcctccttgttagagtgtCCGACTCCCACACCGGAGACCAGGGTTCGAGGCCCGCGCAGAGCGGGGCGAGTAGGACCTGGGTAGAGGGGTTACACAgaagtgaacaaaataaaaaatacagatgGGCTTATGGCGTCCCGGAGGAATGGGAACGCGGGAGCACCGCGATGCCAACGCAGAGGGCACTTCCAGGATCAAATtaaggggcaggggctcaacCACTATTTCTACATTCaaaattatttgttcttcagatattcctctttaaaagaaaaaaaaaaaatcaactgtaTGCAAAATGACCCACATTTGTGTTTTGGCCACTTAAAATGTAGTCTGTAGCCACTGTAGCCACAACCTGAGgacaaaactaaaacaaatcaaGTGACAAACATATTCATCAAATAGAATAGCGAATGGTATCTATTAATAGAGTGGACTGTGAGCGGAAGTAGATTCCTTGGAGCTGTTTACAACGGGTAAGTCAGCCAgccagggacgtgcacaggggggttgctcaggttgcccatatgcccttctcgactcacgttgcccttccgaggtggaaaaaaaataaataaaaaaatcgtacaatggatgcagaatttcacgtaggcctagataaaaaaaaaaaaaaaaaaaaatcgcaaagcctcattcacttccatatacgggcacccgtccgaaagtgaaagtcagtaggggAAGGGCAAACTCTGTTTATGTGGCTGCAGCGCTGCACGCGACCGGCACCTGAGCTGAGCATAAGCGGCACTAGAAGGAGATTGTTGCGGTTGTCGGGTGAGACGACTTAACGTTGTCGGAAAGGTGAGTAGGGTTATAATCTTTAACGAAAACGAACGAAAAAAAACGAAAACTAGGTGGGAAAAAACATcgtcgttaactgaaataaaaataaaaacgaggcattaccagaaaaaaaaaacgataacaaaccaaaactgtaatgtgtgtttggcaaaactaactaaaataaaggTAGCAAAGGTAGCTCTATTGAGATAAACTAAATTTGTATGTAAATtgacaaatgttgtttttttgttaagaaatttgacaacacaaacaaaaactattgGCTAATGGAAGTGCTTGTCAATAATGCTTTAGGACTGCTAAAGAAAACAATTTCGGTATTTTTCGTTGATAGAGGGAAACATTTTTGGAGACATCAACATGGCTGATAGACACCAGTCTCAGATGCTGCATGTTCTTCCAATATAGGCTTCCAGAACAATTATGTGTCACTAAACACAGGATACTTCACTCTGATCATCAGTTTTGTGGCTTGTTTTAGAAGAGGACTGTTTGCAAAAGAGTATTTTCATTAAAGAGGTTTAAATAGAAGAGCCTGTGGGAAGCTGTCCTGTACATGTCCTTGGTATTTTTGTGATCTCAGTCATATTTTATAGGTTATCCATTGTATGTTTGGAATTCTATATCTATACAGTAACAcactgttttacattttatcattaattttaacattaacttttactataatttttattaaacatgTAAAATCAATAACAACAAAGAACTGCATATTTTCATGTCAGCAAAGGTTGTAGTGTAAtaaattttattcatttgtcaCCAGAGGCCAAAGGGTCACTTCAGTGATGCCAATAGCAGATGAGTTAAAAAGTAAGGACATGTTACATGGAGAAAAATATGATGAGATCAGAGCAGAAGTAACCAACCAGGACAAAATGAGAAAGCTGTTTGaatcaatgaaatctgacacGGTCAAAATTGCCTTTTATGAATTGCTGGAAAAGCATGAACTACCCCTCTTCAAAGAACTGGGTAAGGGAACAGTTGTCATTTATGAAAGAGATTTATAAGTTTAATGATTCAGTAAAATGTGTAATCTTTGACCTGTACTGTGGTTCATTTTAACAGGTGGTGTCTGCAAGAAACGCAAGCTTGCTGATCCTGAATCCCCAGTACCACGTAAAAGTGAGTTTACCTTGTTATTGGTAGACATTTTCTTCCTCCATTTTTATTTGTGAATAACTTATTAAACTGTGCCagttatttatttgtcatttaaaaacattttttgctaGCAAATCAGGCAAACATGGtaacatcatttatttacatatgATAATGATAATTTGCGATGCCATGCTGTATTGATAGTGGGGCAATGTTTTTCGGCCACAACtgtgaaaattatgtaaaaatactAAGCTAATGCATATgcatacattaaaatatttgaaagcAATCAGTACAAAATGTGTCTGTAGGCCTAAAATCTTATGTAGCACATTAAAACTGTCCTGGGCTAGTGTTTTAGACAGATAAATGCATCTCATGGAAATAAAAAATCCCATGTTGGATTTATGGTACATGATAAACATTCCATATAAACATCTGATTATTTATGTGTCAGGCAAACATTTTTAGACTCCATTTATGATTATGTCAAAAGCTATATTTGTGAACATTTCATTTTCATACTTGACAGTTATCACATTAAACAAGTCCAACAGCATCAGAATTATGTTCACAATACATTAATATGTGTAACATGAATGCTTACTTTTATAAACTGTAcataacagtatttatttatgtgcAAGGATGGCATCATCAAGAAATGTTCATGTGTCTTCTTTGCCACAGGACTTAATACTGGGAGTAATGAACAAGACAACCTTAATTTGAACAATGCTAGTACCTCAGCACAAACACCAGCACCAGCATACACCACTGTGTACAACATAGTTAATGGTAAGTTGGGATTTTGCATTTTCTgctaatttattttgttttagtcTCGTGTAGCCAGACCATCAGACTGATGGTAGAAGGTCTGGATTCCATGGCAGCTTTCTTGCATGGACCGCCAAAGAGGCTGTCTGGCATGTAAAGCAACCATCACAGTTCGTTTTGTTCAGTGTCATGTTTAGGGGCATTAAAATGTAAAGTtgatgtccctacaataacagatGGGCATGTAAAACTCTTAGACATACTTTTGACAAACCAGTGGTTAGTTGTTCATTATACTGTAAGTGCTCAAGGGCTTAATTattccatgagggggtttggtGTCATGGGAGCTTTGTTTCCAGGCGGACCGTTAAAGAATGCAACACACAGGTCTACCTgaaatcctgtagaattcaaccaaccaatGAAACTCCTGAAGTGTTTTCAATTTTGTGTGCCATATGCACATTTAGCCGATGGTCTGTGGGTCTGGGTCTGAGGCTGAGATTAATTTTGTTTAGTACTTTAACCAGAAAAGTTGGTAACTAAAGTAACCTTTAGTACCAGAAAAGTTGggatattttgtaaaatgcaataaaatcaagaatctgTGATTTGTTAGTTCtatttaacctttatttaaaaaagttcaaagaaaatattttcagtGTTTCACTTACCAacttaattgtattttgtaaatataaacaaattttgaatTTGATGGCTGCAACAAAAGTTTACCACTTTGTTATATCACCTTGCCttttaattacaatttttattcatttgggAACTGACAATACTAATTGTTGCAGTTTTGCAAGTGGAATTTTTGCCTAATCTCACCTGAACAGTACATGGTCATCATTGTCTTGATTCTCTTTTTCATGATGGgccatacattttcaataagagACAGATCTGCAGCTGCAGGTAGGCTAGTTAAGCACATCCATTCTACGGTGTTAGACTAGTGTCTTAAAAACCAATCTGCACATGCAAAATGAGGCCTGGCATTGTCTTGCTTCCCAGGAAAGATGTCTCTGTACAATCCCAGTATACACCTCCACCTCAATGGCACCTTCACACATAAGCTGTTTGTACTGATGCACCTTCATACCATGACCAACATTTGCTTTTTCACCTGTCTCTGATTAAAGTCTGGATGGTCCCTTTCGTCTTTGGTACTGAAAATTTTTCCCAAAAAACAAGCTGAAACGTGGACTTATCTGACCACAGCACACATTCAGACTGTTtcttgtgttgttgttgttattgttgtttttttctacagAGATGAGTTTGGGCCCAGAGAGCTCAGCAGCTTCTCTGCATTGAATTGATGTATAGCTTTCTTCTTGCGTAACTGAGATTCAAGATGCATTTCTTGATACAGTGTCAAACTGAAAAGTGATAACACTTTTCCAAAGTACTCCCAAGCCCATGTGACTATATAGCATGATGGTTTCTCTTGCTGTGCCGTCTGAGGGCTTGAAGGTCACAGACATTCAACAGAGGTTCCCTGCCTTTCCTTACACAGACTGAGATTTCTCTTGATTCTCTCAATCAATTCACAATATTATGTATGCTAGATAGTGAACAACCTAAAATTGTTGCAGTCTTGCATTGAGAAATGTAACTTTTGAATTGTTTGACAATTCTctcatgaaatttggcacaaagtGGTGAGCCATGGACCATCTTTGTTGCAAAGAATGAGATGCTACTTTTATATCCTTttatatattacaaaatgttccaacttttctggaaattGGGTTGTACACCATACAATTGTGATGTAATTTATGTGCAGACACACCT
This region includes:
- the LOC137003634 gene encoding apoptosis-associated speck-like protein containing a CARD, whose amino-acid sequence is MSSFEAQFVDKNEAALIQRVTSVMPIADELKNKGMIHAEKYAEIKAEVTNQGKMRKLFEALESGGNRVKYDFYYALKHHEKFLFKELGGRVTAENTCEVDSKQNQQESMELL